A genomic region of Magnolia sinica isolate HGM2019 chromosome 6, MsV1, whole genome shotgun sequence contains the following coding sequences:
- the LOC131248827 gene encoding uncharacterized protein LOC131248827 → MLLNISTGSHTTRNTSLDSDLVRRLEALKAPSSSTGITRVPPMKDRKRVVVVSAVVDEEMQRILGEDLSARFAALKGSSSSREFQARPKKLDDDDDDDDDDVDVDVDDDGVSKKEVDKLMQWAMDEARLNPSMSSDDDDDDVKEQSKKYKGKR, encoded by the coding sequence ATGCTCCTCAACATCAGCACCGGTTCCCACACCACTCGCAATACCTCATTAGACAGCGACCTCGTCCGACGGTTGGAGGCCCTCAAAGCGCCCTCATCTTCTACCGGAATTACGAGGGTGCCACCTATGAAAGATAGGAAAAGAGTCGTTGTTGTGAGTGCAGTAGTGGATGAGGAAATGCAGAGAATTTTAGGGGAAGATCTGTCCGCGAGGTTTGCTGCTCTCAAGGGTAGTTCTTCTTCTAGAGAATTCCAAGCGCGTCCCAAgaaattagatgatgatgatgatgatgatgatgatgatgttgatgttgatgttgatgatgatggggTGTCCAAGAAGGAGGTGGATAAGCTTATGCAGTGGGCGATGGATGAGGCTCGTCTCAATCCTTCCATGAGcagcgatgatgatgatgatgatgtgaaggAGCAAAGCAAGAAATATAAGGGGAAAAGGTAG